From the Falsibacillus albus genome, one window contains:
- the remA gene encoding extracellular matrix/biofilm regulator RemA — MSIKLINIGFGNIVSANRIVSIVSPESAPIKRLIQDARDRGSLIDATYGRRTRAVIITDSDHVILSAVQPETVAHRLADKEDINEEG, encoded by the coding sequence ATGTCCATTAAACTAATAAACATCGGATTTGGCAATATTGTTTCCGCAAATCGAATAGTTTCCATTGTTAGTCCAGAGTCCGCCCCAATCAAACGGCTTATCCAAGATGCCCGCGACCGAGGATCATTGATTGATGCGACCTACGGGCGCAGAACGCGAGCCGTGATCATCACTGACAGCGACCATGTCATTCTTTCCGCGGTCCAGCCGGAAACCGTCGCGCATCGTCTTGCAGATAAAGAAGATATAAATGAAGAAGGGTAG
- a CDS encoding YicC/YloC family endoribonuclease, translating to MVMSMTGFGRGRAESSQYAVTVEMKSVNHRFCEFNIRMPRQLLSIEEKIKKNIGDIVKRGRTEVFIAFEGEGLVKRKLHIDWELLEDYYQLVNKIKDTFNVHTEIDLKDLINRSDFISIEEMEEENEMIDSLVLEAVYGAVQKLSEMRAAEGQALKKDLLHQLRAFNLELKKLKEYAPAVTEKYKARLEKKVSEWMNGEIDEARIMTELAIFADKSDISEEMTRLDSHIAQFRQALDQKQPIGRKLDFMIQEMNREVNTIGSKANDSNISHTVVELKTYLEKMREQVQNIE from the coding sequence ATGGTGATGAGTATGACGGGGTTTGGCCGTGGAAGGGCAGAATCGTCGCAATATGCGGTTACAGTTGAAATGAAATCTGTGAATCATCGTTTCTGTGAATTTAATATTCGTATGCCAAGGCAATTATTGAGCATAGAGGAAAAAATCAAGAAGAACATCGGCGATATCGTGAAACGTGGCCGAACGGAAGTCTTCATAGCATTCGAAGGCGAAGGTTTAGTGAAACGGAAGTTGCATATTGACTGGGAACTATTAGAGGATTATTATCAATTAGTAAATAAAATCAAGGATACCTTCAACGTACATACTGAAATTGATCTTAAGGATTTAATCAATCGTTCGGATTTTATTTCAATTGAAGAAATGGAAGAAGAGAATGAAATGATCGATTCACTCGTGCTGGAAGCCGTCTACGGTGCAGTGCAAAAACTGTCTGAAATGAGGGCTGCAGAAGGGCAGGCATTGAAAAAAGACCTGCTTCATCAGTTACGGGCCTTCAATCTTGAGCTCAAGAAGCTGAAGGAGTATGCACCTGCGGTTACGGAGAAATATAAGGCTCGACTCGAGAAAAAAGTGTCGGAGTGGATGAACGGGGAAATCGATGAGGCAAGGATCATGACCGAACTCGCCATATTTGCGGATAAGTCGGACATCAGTGAGGAAATGACAAGGCTTGATAGCCATATTGCACAGTTCAGACAAGCGCTAGATCAGAAGCAACCGATTGGGCGGAAGCTGGATTTCATGATTCAGGAAATGAATCGGGAAGTGAATACGATCGGCTCAAAGGCAAATGACTCGAATATTTCTCATACTGTTGTGGAATTGAAAACATATTTGGAGAAAATGAGAGAACAAGTTCAGAATATTGAATGA
- a CDS encoding cation-translocating P-type ATPase, with amino-acid sequence MKYHEMGEKDVEKALNTNFQCGLQEEEVKNRRKQFGWNELDEGEKQSALLLFFSQFKDFMVLVLLAATLISGLLGEYIDAIAIIAIVLINGFLGFFQERKAEKSLHALKELSAPQVYVLRDRGWLKITSKEVVVGDVIKFSSGDRIGADVRIIESNNLEIEESALTGESLPVSKKVDIVAGENVSLGDLENMAFMGTMVTRGNGIGVVTSIGMKTAMGQIAHMLQNAQVMVTPLQRRLEQLGKILITFALLLTALVVAIGVIQGHDLYTMFLAGVSLAVAAIPEGLPAIVTVALSLGVQRMIRMNAIVRKLPAVETLGCASVICSDKTGTMTQNKMTVTHIWSSGQTWNVTGTGYHPGGEFYQRDHKVLPGNSKELQQLLTFGALCNHAELKQKENDYIIDGDPTEGALLVAAMKAGLKRENLLKQFTVEKEFPFDSSRKMMSMIIKDQHGKRFVITKGAPDVIVGVSESILWTGRLQHLGGESREKVNDAVEGLAMQALRTIAIAFKPIDSKTIILHESEAEKNLTFIGLQGMIDPPRPEVKAAVKECRDAGIKTVMITGDHAITAEAIARQLGIIKGNAKVLEGKVLNEMTVEELEEEVEQVSVFARVSPEHKLKIVKALQNRGHIVAMTGDGVNDAPAIKTADIGVSMGITGTDVAKEASALVLLDDNFATIKAAIKEGRNIYENIRKFIRYLLASNVGEILVMLFAMILALPLPLVPIQILWVNLVTDGLPAMALGLDKPEEDVMKRKPRHHKEGVFARGLGWKVVSRGFLIGVSTLMAFVTIYHRNPDQLAYAQTIAFATLVLAQLIHVFDCRSEKSVFARNPFGNWYLVGAVISSLLLMLIVIYTPALQPIFHTVPIIMRDWLLIIGMSAIPTFLLAGSFYLRKKT; translated from the coding sequence ATGAAGTACCATGAGATGGGGGAAAAAGACGTAGAAAAGGCCTTGAATACGAATTTTCAATGTGGGCTCCAGGAAGAGGAAGTAAAGAACCGGCGAAAACAGTTTGGCTGGAATGAGCTAGATGAAGGGGAGAAGCAGTCGGCGTTATTGCTTTTTTTCAGCCAGTTCAAAGATTTTATGGTGCTTGTTTTATTGGCGGCAACGTTGATTTCGGGGCTGCTGGGGGAATATATTGATGCGATTGCAATTATCGCCATCGTTCTGATTAATGGGTTTTTAGGCTTTTTTCAGGAACGGAAGGCAGAAAAGTCCCTTCATGCATTGAAAGAGCTGTCTGCTCCGCAGGTGTATGTCCTCAGGGATAGAGGTTGGCTGAAAATAACCTCTAAAGAAGTAGTTGTGGGGGACGTAATCAAATTTTCGAGCGGCGATCGAATCGGCGCTGATGTGAGGATAATCGAATCGAATAATCTTGAAATAGAGGAATCGGCATTGACAGGCGAATCATTGCCTGTATCCAAAAAGGTCGATATTGTAGCGGGTGAAAATGTAAGCCTGGGCGATTTGGAAAATATGGCTTTCATGGGGACGATGGTGACGCGCGGAAATGGGATCGGCGTGGTCACCTCCATCGGGATGAAAACAGCGATGGGGCAGATCGCCCATATGCTGCAGAATGCACAAGTGATGGTCACTCCGCTTCAAAGGCGGCTTGAACAGCTGGGGAAAATCCTCATCACTTTCGCCTTATTGTTAACGGCCTTGGTTGTGGCCATTGGAGTCATACAGGGGCATGATTTATATACGATGTTTTTGGCTGGTGTTTCATTAGCTGTTGCAGCGATCCCTGAAGGTCTTCCAGCGATCGTCACAGTTGCCTTGTCGCTTGGGGTGCAGCGTATGATCCGGATGAATGCGATTGTCAGAAAGTTACCAGCTGTTGAGACACTTGGCTGTGCCTCGGTGATATGTTCGGATAAGACCGGAACCATGACCCAGAACAAGATGACCGTCACACATATATGGAGCAGCGGTCAAACGTGGAATGTGACAGGAACCGGCTATCATCCAGGAGGTGAATTTTATCAAAGGGATCATAAAGTATTGCCTGGGAACTCCAAGGAATTGCAGCAGCTGTTGACATTTGGGGCATTATGCAATCATGCAGAGCTGAAACAGAAGGAAAATGATTATATCATTGACGGAGACCCGACGGAAGGAGCCCTTCTTGTGGCTGCCATGAAAGCAGGATTAAAAAGGGAGAACCTATTAAAGCAATTTACGGTTGAAAAGGAGTTTCCTTTCGATTCATCAAGGAAAATGATGAGCATGATCATTAAGGATCAGCACGGGAAAAGGTTTGTCATCACAAAAGGCGCACCTGATGTCATTGTAGGTGTAAGTGAGTCTATATTATGGACAGGCAGGCTTCAGCATTTGGGAGGAGAGTCCAGGGAAAAAGTGAATGATGCGGTCGAAGGGCTAGCAATGCAGGCGCTCAGGACAATAGCCATTGCATTCAAGCCGATAGATTCCAAAACGATCATATTGCATGAATCAGAAGCTGAAAAGAATCTGACCTTTATCGGACTCCAAGGAATGATCGATCCTCCTCGTCCCGAGGTTAAAGCAGCAGTGAAAGAATGCAGGGATGCAGGGATCAAAACCGTGATGATTACAGGGGACCATGCCATCACCGCAGAGGCGATTGCCAGACAGCTCGGGATAATAAAAGGAAATGCAAAAGTCCTCGAAGGTAAAGTATTGAATGAGATGACGGTTGAAGAGCTGGAGGAAGAAGTGGAACAAGTCTCCGTCTTTGCCAGGGTGTCGCCGGAGCACAAGCTGAAGATTGTGAAGGCATTGCAAAATCGAGGGCATATTGTCGCGATGACGGGGGATGGTGTCAATGATGCACCTGCCATCAAAACCGCGGATATCGGTGTTTCAATGGGGATTACCGGAACGGATGTTGCGAAGGAGGCATCCGCACTTGTTTTGTTGGACGATAATTTTGCCACGATTAAAGCAGCGATCAAAGAGGGCAGGAACATATATGAAAACATTAGAAAGTTCATCCGATACTTATTGGCTTCGAATGTAGGCGAAATCCTTGTCATGCTGTTTGCCATGATTCTGGCACTTCCGCTTCCACTCGTTCCTATTCAGATTCTATGGGTGAATTTAGTGACGGATGGACTTCCAGCCATGGCGCTGGGTCTCGATAAACCTGAAGAAGATGTAATGAAACGGAAGCCGCGGCATCACAAAGAAGGCGTATTTGCAAGAGGGCTTGGTTGGAAGGTGGTTTCCAGGGGCTTCTTAATCGGGGTTTCCACTTTGATGGCATTCGTGACCATCTACCATCGAAATCCAGATCAATTGGCGTATGCTCAGACAATTGCGTTTGCCACGCTTGTCCTGGCTCAATTGATCCATGTATTTGACTGCCGAAGCGAGAAGTCGGTTTTTGCCCGCAATCCGTTTGGAAATTGGTACTTAGTGGGGGCCGTCATCTCTTCATTGCTCTTGATGCTTATTGTCATCTATACCCCGGCATTGCAGCCCATTTTCCATACAGTCCCGATCATCATGAGAGATTGGCTATTGATAATTGGAATGAGCGCAATCCCTACGTTTTTATTAGCTGGATCATTTTATTTAAGAAAAAAGACTTGA
- a CDS encoding Rqc2 family fibronectin-binding protein — translation MSFDGLFTRAMVHELSQTIKGGRINKIHQPYKNEIIMVVRSNGKNHKVLLSAHPSYSRVQLSDAAYDNPSEPPMFCMLLRKHLEGYILEDVRQVGLDRIIIFDVKGRNEIGDLSYKQLIVEIMGRHSNIILIDKTKGMILDSIKHVSYAVNSYRAVVPGQEYILPPQQDKMDPLEAAEEDVIRKLDFNSGKMDKQIVQHFSGVSPLLAKEILFRSKLANIKTLPAAFMEIMEKIKKYQYRPAITLAESKEAFYLFPLEHLNGEDKSFPTLGEVLDRFYFGKAERDRVKQQAHDLERFMKNERDKNETKIEKLKKTLHDAENADKYQLYGELLTANLYAVHKGMESIEVSNYYDENGGTISIQLDPLKTPSENAQSYFSKYQKAKKAIVIVQEQIKKAEDEIAYFEALLQQIESASPRDIEEIREELAEEGYLRLKQKKGSKKNNSKPQLEKYLSSDGTVILVGKNNKQNDYLTNKVAGRDDIWLHTKDIPGSHVVIRSQDPSDETILDAAQLAAYFSKAKESGSVPVDFTQVRHVKKPNGAKPGFVIYDNQQTVYVTPDADKILALKA, via the coding sequence ATGTCATTTGACGGATTATTTACAAGGGCCATGGTCCATGAACTCTCACAGACGATCAAAGGCGGGAGGATCAATAAGATTCACCAGCCATATAAAAACGAAATCATCATGGTCGTCCGGTCAAACGGGAAAAATCATAAGGTTTTGCTCTCGGCCCACCCGAGCTATTCACGGGTGCAGCTCTCGGATGCAGCTTATGACAACCCGTCCGAACCCCCAATGTTCTGTATGCTTTTACGGAAGCATTTAGAAGGTTACATTTTGGAGGATGTCAGGCAAGTAGGGCTCGATCGGATCATTATCTTTGATGTAAAAGGCCGAAATGAGATAGGTGATTTATCCTACAAGCAGCTGATTGTGGAAATAATGGGACGGCACAGCAATATCATCCTGATCGATAAAACAAAAGGAATGATATTGGATAGCATCAAGCATGTTTCCTATGCGGTGAACAGCTATCGGGCAGTGGTCCCTGGGCAGGAATATATCCTCCCTCCCCAACAGGACAAAATGGATCCTCTAGAAGCAGCAGAGGAGGATGTCATCAGAAAATTGGATTTTAATTCGGGAAAAATGGACAAACAAATTGTTCAGCATTTCTCTGGTGTTTCTCCACTCTTGGCCAAAGAGATTCTATTTCGGTCCAAGCTCGCAAATATAAAGACACTCCCAGCTGCTTTTATGGAAATCATGGAGAAGATTAAGAAATATCAATATCGGCCTGCAATCACCCTAGCCGAGAGCAAAGAGGCATTTTATCTCTTCCCGCTTGAACACTTAAACGGCGAGGACAAATCCTTTCCTACACTCGGCGAAGTGCTCGACCGCTTTTATTTCGGAAAAGCTGAACGCGATCGTGTGAAGCAGCAAGCGCATGATTTGGAAAGGTTCATGAAGAATGAACGGGATAAGAACGAAACGAAGATCGAGAAGCTCAAAAAAACATTGCATGATGCAGAAAATGCGGATAAATATCAATTGTACGGTGAACTGCTGACAGCAAACCTTTATGCGGTCCATAAAGGAATGGAGTCGATCGAAGTCTCGAATTATTACGATGAAAACGGAGGAACCATCTCCATCCAACTCGATCCGCTTAAAACTCCTTCTGAAAATGCACAAAGCTATTTTTCAAAATATCAAAAAGCCAAAAAAGCCATTGTCATCGTTCAAGAGCAAATAAAAAAAGCGGAAGATGAGATTGCCTATTTTGAAGCACTGCTGCAGCAAATCGAGTCAGCTTCCCCACGGGATATCGAGGAAATCAGAGAGGAGCTGGCAGAGGAAGGCTATTTAAGACTGAAGCAAAAAAAAGGCAGCAAAAAGAATAATTCTAAGCCACAGCTGGAAAAATACCTCTCTTCCGATGGAACTGTCATTCTAGTAGGAAAAAATAACAAGCAAAATGATTATTTGACCAATAAAGTGGCTGGACGAGATGACATATGGCTGCATACCAAGGACATCCCGGGCTCACATGTAGTGATTCGGAGCCAGGACCCAAGTGATGAAACCATCCTTGATGCCGCTCAGCTTGCTGCCTATTTCAGCAAAGCCAAGGAATCGGGCTCAGTCCCTGTCGACTTCACTCAAGTAAGGCATGTAAAAAAACCGAATGGCGCCAAGCCTGGATTTGTCATATATGACAACCAGCAAACCGTCTACGTCACTCCTGATGCAGATAAGATCCTCGCGCTGAAAGCATAA
- the pyrE gene encoding orotate phosphoribosyltransferase — translation MKNYIAEQLLKVDAVSLKPHDPFTWSSGIKSPIYCDNRLTLSYPELRKEIAKGLSNLVSEEFPAAEMIAGTATAGIPHAAWVSDILNLPMCYVRSKAKGHGKGNQIEGKVSSGQKVVVVEDLISTGGSVITAVNALRDSGCEVLGVVSIFSYELAKGKEQLEQHQITYHSLSDYTSLLETALKLGEIREEDVQELKQWREDPAGWGSKLV, via the coding sequence ATGAAAAATTATATAGCTGAACAACTATTAAAAGTAGATGCGGTTTCGCTGAAGCCGCACGATCCATTCACATGGTCATCAGGGATAAAATCGCCAATTTATTGCGATAACAGGCTGACTCTTTCTTATCCTGAATTGCGCAAGGAAATCGCCAAAGGGCTCAGCAATTTGGTTTCCGAAGAATTTCCTGCAGCCGAGATGATAGCAGGTACGGCAACAGCAGGAATTCCACATGCGGCTTGGGTAAGTGACATATTAAATCTGCCGATGTGCTACGTCCGCTCAAAAGCAAAGGGGCATGGAAAGGGAAATCAAATTGAAGGCAAGGTTTCTTCTGGCCAAAAAGTGGTAGTGGTGGAAGACTTGATTTCAACTGGAGGGAGCGTCATCACAGCCGTGAACGCCTTAAGAGATTCGGGGTGTGAAGTGCTGGGTGTCGTATCCATCTTTTCTTATGAACTGGCAAAGGGAAAGGAACAGCTTGAACAGCATCAAATTACCTATCATTCGCTATCCGACTATACAAGCCTGCTAGAAACTGCATTGAAGCTAGGCGAAATCCGGGAAGAAGATGTGCAGGAATTGAAGCAGTGGAGAGAAGATCCGGCAGGTTGGGGCAGCAAATTGGTGTAA
- the pyrF gene encoding orotidine-5'-phosphate decarboxylase: MIKKPIIALDFSSMDEVVCFLETFTSDEPLYVKVGMELYYQAGPQIIGFLKEKGHQIFLDLKLHDIPNTVYQAMKGLARLGVDMVNVHAAGGKKMMEAALKGLEDGTSIGQKRPKLIAVTQLTSTSEEEMQYGQLIKATLMESVIHYAKQAHEAGLDGVVCSAQEAKHILLATTDRFMCVTPGIRMAEDDKNDQLRVMTPSQARKNGAAAIVVGRSITKKSNPRMAYEQIKDEWMVEIENEKLYS, translated from the coding sequence ATGATCAAAAAGCCTATCATCGCGCTTGATTTTTCTAGTATGGACGAAGTGGTCTGTTTTTTGGAAACCTTCACTTCTGACGAGCCTTTGTATGTAAAAGTCGGCATGGAACTTTACTATCAAGCAGGTCCGCAAATCATCGGATTTTTAAAGGAAAAGGGTCATCAAATTTTCCTTGATTTAAAGCTTCATGATATTCCAAACACCGTCTATCAAGCGATGAAAGGCCTTGCACGCCTCGGTGTGGATATGGTGAATGTCCATGCAGCAGGCGGAAAGAAAATGATGGAAGCTGCATTAAAAGGGCTGGAAGATGGGACTTCCATCGGGCAAAAGAGGCCGAAGCTGATTGCGGTCACCCAGCTGACGAGTACTTCCGAGGAAGAGATGCAATATGGTCAGTTAATCAAAGCAACGCTAATGGAATCTGTCATTCATTATGCCAAGCAGGCGCACGAGGCTGGGCTCGATGGCGTTGTCTGTTCGGCGCAAGAAGCCAAACATATACTCCTTGCAACAACAGATCGATTTATGTGCGTGACTCCAGGCATCCGTATGGCTGAAGACGATAAAAATGACCAGCTCAGGGTCATGACACCTTCACAAGCCCGAAAGAACGGGGCCGCGGCGATCGTTGTGGGCAGGTCGATCACGAAGAAAAGCAACCCGAGGATGGCATATGAACAAATCAAAGATGAATGGATGGTGGAAATTGAAAATGAAAAATTATATAGCTGA